One Candidatus Omnitrophota bacterium genomic window carries:
- a CDS encoding redox-sensing transcriptional repressor Rex, whose amino-acid sequence MKKVPKNTINRSFLYIRTLEKLIAAGRDQVSSGQIAELTGLTDVQIRKDISNFGKVGKPRVGYSTKELKKILEEFISYNVAHVVLFGVGNLGSAILKYPGFHQDKIKLVAAFDRDSRKVGREINGVKIYSVDKAMEVIPRNHADIGIIAVPEEHSQAIADIMVSSGLKGIVNFSPTTVSVPGKVKIRNIDLAIEFLSLFCQL is encoded by the coding sequence ATGAAAAAAGTACCAAAGAACACTATAAACAGGTCATTCCTATATATCAGGACCCTGGAGAAGCTTATCGCCGCGGGGAGGGACCAGGTCTCATCCGGGCAGATCGCGGAGCTTACGGGCCTTACGGATGTACAGATCCGTAAGGACATATCCAATTTCGGGAAGGTAGGTAAGCCCAGGGTCGGGTATAGTACGAAGGAACTTAAGAAGATCCTCGAGGAATTCATTTCCTATAATGTGGCGCATGTGGTACTTTTCGGGGTAGGGAATCTGGGATCTGCCATATTGAAATATCCCGGTTTCCACCAGGACAAGATAAAACTCGTGGCCGCGTTCGACCGTGACAGCAGGAAGGTCGGGCGCGAGATCAACGGGGTGAAGATATATTCCGTGGACAAAGCGATGGAAGTGATCCCGCGGAACCACGCGGATATAGGTATAATAGCCGTTCCGGAAGAACACAGCCAGGCCATAGCGGATATTATGGTCTCATCCGGGCTCAAGGGTATAGTGAATTTTTCGCCTACCACGGTGAGCGTCCCGGGGAAGGTCAAGATAAGGAACATAGACCTGGCGATCGAGTTCCTTTCGCTTTTCTGCCAGCTTTAA
- a CDS encoding amino acid permease, giving the protein MGLKKKLKLLDVFCIASGAMISSGLFVLPGLAHAQAGPAVVLSYFFAGLLAMTGMLSQAELASAMPKAGGDYFYVTRSMGPALGTIDGVLTWMSISLKSAFALIGMAAFIKIIAPMEVHIIAVALCAVFVVVNVLGVEEAGKLQVGVVIVLLILLVIYIADGIKAVELSNLRPFMPYGWGKVFSTAGFVFVSYGGLLKVASVAEEVKDPSRTVPRAMVLSLVTVSILYSLVVLVTSGVLANSDLNSSIMPITDGAAVFMGEWGRKALSLAAILAFVSTANAGIMSAARYPFALSRDKLLPRMFSNIHERFGSPYVSILATGLFMVLALFLDLNILVKAASTVLIFTFIFSCLCVVIMRESGVRNYRPKFKCPFYPWIQILGVFGFWLLVVNMGQDALLTGTWLFAAGLLLYWFYGRVQGKKDYALLYLVKKMAARELESVTLETELKDIIRERDNIERDRFDRIIEESVLLDIEEEMTEKKLFELVSEKISARLDIEKDVMLSALVEREKQASTVLMPGLAVPHIIIEGTGKFSILLARCRGGVTFPGAREKVHIIFVIAGTRDERSFHLKALSAIAELSQNPHFFDKWIKAGDPEELRDMILLGQRKRHN; this is encoded by the coding sequence ATGGGGCTCAAGAAAAAGCTGAAACTTCTGGATGTTTTTTGTATAGCTTCCGGCGCGATGATAAGTTCCGGGCTCTTTGTGCTGCCGGGGCTCGCGCATGCGCAGGCTGGTCCTGCCGTGGTACTTTCATATTTTTTCGCGGGACTTCTCGCTATGACGGGGATGCTCAGCCAGGCGGAACTGGCTTCCGCCATGCCTAAGGCGGGAGGGGATTATTTCTATGTCACCAGGAGCATGGGCCCGGCCCTCGGGACCATAGACGGGGTCCTTACCTGGATGTCGATATCCCTGAAGAGCGCGTTCGCCCTTATCGGTATGGCTGCTTTCATAAAGATCATAGCGCCCATGGAAGTGCATATTATCGCGGTGGCCTTATGCGCGGTTTTCGTGGTAGTGAATGTATTGGGAGTGGAGGAGGCCGGCAAGTTACAGGTCGGGGTGGTCATTGTCCTGCTCATACTTCTGGTGATATATATCGCCGACGGTATAAAGGCTGTTGAACTTTCTAACCTGAGACCTTTCATGCCTTACGGGTGGGGGAAGGTATTCTCCACCGCCGGGTTCGTGTTCGTCTCGTACGGAGGGCTTCTCAAGGTGGCCAGCGTGGCCGAAGAGGTGAAGGACCCGTCAAGGACCGTACCCAGAGCGATGGTATTATCGCTTGTGACCGTAAGCATACTGTACAGCCTTGTAGTTCTGGTAACCTCCGGCGTGCTTGCCAACTCGGACCTCAACAGTTCCATTATGCCCATTACCGACGGCGCGGCTGTATTCATGGGGGAATGGGGAAGAAAAGCGCTCAGCCTGGCCGCTATCCTGGCGTTCGTTTCGACCGCGAACGCGGGTATCATGTCCGCGGCAAGATATCCTTTTGCCCTGAGCAGGGACAAGCTCCTGCCGCGCATGTTCTCGAACATACATGAGCGGTTCGGGTCGCCGTATGTGTCCATACTGGCTACCGGTCTTTTCATGGTGCTTGCGTTGTTCCTTGACCTGAACATCCTTGTAAAGGCCGCTTCCACCGTGCTTATATTCACCTTCATATTCTCCTGCCTTTGTGTAGTGATAATGAGGGAGAGCGGTGTGCGTAATTATCGCCCGAAATTCAAGTGTCCCTTTTACCCGTGGATACAGATACTTGGTGTGTTCGGGTTCTGGCTGCTTGTGGTGAACATGGGCCAGGACGCGCTCTTGACCGGGACGTGGCTTTTCGCGGCGGGACTCCTGCTGTACTGGTTCTACGGGAGGGTACAGGGCAAAAAGGATTACGCCCTTTTATACCTCGTGAAAAAAATGGCCGCGCGTGAGCTTGAAAGCGTCACGCTTGAAACGGAACTCAAGGACATAATAAGGGAAAGGGATAACATAGAAAGGGACAGGTTCGACCGTATCATCGAGGAGAGCGTTCTGCTTGATATAGAAGAGGAGATGACGGAAAAAAAGCTTTTCGAACTTGTGTCCGAAAAGATATCGGCCAGGCTGGATATAGAGAAAGACGTGATGTTGAGCGCCCTGGTAGAAAGGGAAAAGCAGGCAAGTACCGTACTTATGCCGGGACTTGCCGTGCCGCACATAATAATAGAAGGCACGGGAAAGTTCAGCATACTCCTGGCAAGATGCCGTGGTGGGGTAACGTTCCCCGGCGCGCGGGAGAAGGTCCATATCATATTCGTGATAGCCGGGACACGGGATGAGAGAAGCTTCCATCTCAAGGCGCTTTCCGCTATAGCCGAACTTTCGCAAAACCCGCATTTTTTCGATAAATGGATAAAGGCGGGTGACCCGGAGGAGCTGCGTGACATGATCCTCCTGGGACAGAGAAAAAGACATAATTGA
- a CDS encoding diguanylate cyclase, with the protein MGEIAAWMVKSVATVSPGTSIGEVCALMKEKDIGAVVIEENGRPTGIFTERDVVKRVVVGGIDADTTPVGDVMTRDIITVNIGAGHKEAYDLMMRHTVRHVPVVEDDGMLAGIVSMRDVLRYNMRIMEYKIEELTKEVQFVNGMLDETNDSRNKKLQIENSRLEKLVMVDALTGLYNYRYFDTVFANEVARAGRYSRPLTVLFIDIDHFKQYNDINGHDLGNIVLKQVADILRATSRGSDETFKSDGIDIVARYGGEEFVIVLPETERMGGMARARRILRDVRNYDFYNKESQPLGRLTVSIGVAEFPRDASGWQELIRKADSSLYKAKSAGRDRVM; encoded by the coding sequence ATGGGGGAAATAGCGGCGTGGATGGTGAAAAGCGTGGCAACGGTGTCGCCGGGGACATCTATTGGTGAGGTATGCGCTCTTATGAAGGAGAAAGACATAGGGGCGGTAGTGATAGAAGAGAACGGTCGTCCGACAGGTATTTTCACGGAAAGAGATGTCGTGAAACGTGTTGTCGTCGGAGGGATCGACGCGGATACTACGCCCGTGGGCGATGTGATGACCAGGGATATCATCACTGTGAACATAGGTGCCGGGCATAAAGAGGCGTATGACCTTATGATGCGTCACACGGTAAGACATGTCCCGGTGGTGGAGGATGACGGTATGCTGGCAGGGATCGTTTCCATGCGAGACGTTCTCAGGTATAACATGCGTATAATGGAATACAAGATCGAAGAGCTCACTAAAGAGGTCCAGTTCGTCAACGGTATGCTGGACGAGACTAACGACAGCCGCAACAAGAAATTGCAGATAGAGAATAGCCGTCTCGAGAAGCTGGTGATGGTCGACGCGCTTACAGGGCTTTATAATTACAGGTATTTCGACACTGTTTTCGCCAACGAGGTCGCCAGGGCCGGCAGGTACTCGAGGCCGCTCACTGTGCTTTTCATCGATATAGACCATTTCAAACAGTATAACGACATCAACGGTCATGACCTGGGGAACATAGTCCTCAAGCAGGTAGCGGATATACTTAGGGCTACCTCAAGAGGGTCGGACGAGACCTTCAAAAGTGACGGGATAGACATAGTCGCCAGGTACGGCGGGGAGGAGTTCGTTATCGTGCTTCCCGAGACCGAGAGGATGGGAGGGATGGCCCGGGCGAGGAGGATACTCAGGGACGTGCGTAATTACGATTTCTACAACAAGGAGTCGCAGCCTTTGGGCCGGCTTACCGTTTCCATAGGAGTGGCGGAGTTCCCCCGGGACGCTTCCGGCTGGCAAGAGCTTATCAGGAAAGCGGACAGTTCATTGTACAAGGCCAAGAGCGCCGGGCGTGACCGTGTAATGTAA
- a CDS encoding chemotaxis protein CheD produces MAKHYIDVPTGIVKVGRERSILTSNGIGSCVVVALYDPKKKIGGLAHVMLPGKASINNIEKRKKTRYAVNALDELKRRMTLIGADDIRSIQGVLIGGANVLKSTDDIICSENIRSCSVYLEKNGIAIKARAVGGTARRTVTFNIGFGKLYSTEGNGKNILLHSFARDPEPFREERGSE; encoded by the coding sequence ATGGCGAAACACTATATTGATGTCCCCACGGGGATCGTGAAAGTGGGCCGTGAAAGGTCCATACTTACCTCCAACGGCATAGGCTCATGTGTTGTTGTCGCCTTATACGACCCCAAAAAGAAGATCGGCGGCCTGGCTCATGTTATGCTCCCGGGAAAAGCCAGCATAAATAACATCGAAAAGAGAAAAAAGACCAGGTACGCGGTGAACGCGCTGGACGAACTCAAGAGGAGAATGACCCTTATAGGAGCGGATGACATACGTTCGATACAGGGCGTCCTCATCGGGGGGGCTAACGTACTGAAGTCCACGGATGACATTATCTGCTCAGAGAACATCCGTTCCTGCAGCGTTTATCTGGAAAAGAATGGCATTGCCATAAAAGCCCGGGCTGTCGGTGGCACCGCGAGACGAACGGTGACCTTCAACATAGGGTTCGGCAAATTATATTCCACGGAAGGCAACGGAAAAAACATACTACTGCACTCTTTCGCCAGGGATCCGGAACCTTTTCGTGAGGAAAGAGGCTCGGAATGA
- a CDS encoding response regulator, with product MRKAKILVVEDESIIAMEIGSRLENSGYNVVGIVSSGEQAIKRTDEIIPDVILMDIILKGEIDGIETVKEIRKKHTTPIIYITAYSDKETFKRAEETSPYAFLLKPFEEDTLKDAIENALKDASSPKK from the coding sequence ATGCGAAAAGCGAAAATACTCGTTGTGGAAGATGAAAGTATAATCGCGATGGAGATAGGCTCGCGCCTTGAAAATTCGGGATATAACGTCGTGGGGATCGTCTCCTCCGGGGAACAAGCGATAAAAAGAACTGACGAGATCATTCCGGACGTCATCCTCATGGATATAATACTCAAAGGCGAGATAGATGGCATAGAGACCGTAAAGGAGATACGGAAAAAGCACACCACCCCCATTATCTACATAACCGCGTACTCCGATAAGGAAACCTTTAAACGCGCCGAAGAGACCTCCCCTTATGCCTTCCTGCTGAAACCATTCGAGGAAGACACCCTGAAGGACGCGATCGAGAACGCGTTGAAAGACGCTTCTTCCCCAAAAAAGTAA
- the msrA gene encoding peptide-methionine (S)-S-oxide reductase MsrA — MGDGKKAVFAAGCFWGVEEVFRKVDGVRDTEVGYMGGVTENPSYEEVCSGRTGHAEAVKVTYDPSVVSYEDLLGVFWKSHDPTQGNRQGPDVGTQYRSVIFYYDDAQKNAASVSLDKLNATPLYGGKITTGIEPVSVFYPAEEYHQRYYEKRGQGGCHI; from the coding sequence ATGGGGGACGGGAAAAAGGCCGTGTTCGCTGCCGGATGCTTCTGGGGTGTAGAAGAGGTTTTTCGCAAAGTGGACGGGGTGCGTGATACGGAAGTCGGTTATATGGGTGGGGTCACGGAGAACCCGTCATATGAAGAAGTATGTTCGGGCCGGACGGGGCACGCGGAGGCGGTAAAAGTCACGTACGACCCGTCGGTAGTCAGCTATGAGGATCTTCTCGGTGTCTTCTGGAAGAGCCATGATCCTACACAGGGGAACAGACAGGGGCCGGACGTGGGGACCCAGTACAGGTCCGTGATATTCTACTATGATGACGCCCAAAAAAATGCCGCCAGCGTTTCCCTGGATAAGTTGAACGCGACACCTTTGTACGGGGGGAAGATAACGACAGGGATAGAGCCGGTTTCAGTGTTCTACCCGGCCGAGGAATATCACCAGAGATACTATGAAAAAAGAGGACAGGGGGGATGCCATATATGA
- a CDS encoding tetratricopeptide repeat protein, translating to MRRGYPIILLSVLVVTAMMAVPSAYTEEGPEDIYGSVVLMMIDKDSGTAERMCLSMLKRDPRDARAMVLLGELYWSAGEKGRAIKMFRKALKYDRALPDASFFLGKAYFSERKPEKGRECFDRYLDLTKDMVVGEDIWTYLHLSRLNAIAYIYYNHRYYDDSTDIYDRIISLWPDDQKAHYNRGVLYYNGYKKVSEAYKEMKKVIDIDPASDMARKAEFYIDYMRRNPDPRMAGDLSFMYE from the coding sequence ATGAGACGCGGATATCCGATCATATTGTTGTCTGTTCTGGTGGTCACGGCGATGATGGCCGTCCCGTCGGCTTATACGGAAGAGGGCCCGGAGGATATATACGGGTCGGTCGTCCTCATGATGATCGATAAGGATAGCGGAACAGCCGAACGCATGTGCCTGAGCATGCTCAAACGCGATCCGCGGGACGCCCGGGCCATGGTCCTTTTGGGCGAGTTGTACTGGAGCGCCGGCGAAAAAGGCCGCGCTATAAAGATGTTCAGGAAAGCCCTGAAGTACGACAGGGCTCTTCCGGACGCCAGTTTTTTCCTTGGCAAGGCGTATTTTTCGGAACGCAAACCCGAAAAAGGCCGGGAGTGTTTCGACAGGTACCTGGACCTTACTAAGGACATGGTGGTGGGTGAGGATATCTGGACGTACCTGCACCTTAGCAGATTGAATGCCATAGCGTATATTTACTATAACCACAGGTATTATGATGACTCGACGGACATATATGACCGGATAATTAGTCTGTGGCCGGACGACCAGAAAGCGCATTATAACCGGGGGGTGTTGTATTATAACGGGTATAAGAAGGTCTCCGAGGCATACAAAGAGATGAAAAAGGTCATCGATATAGATCCGGCGTCAGACATGGCCAGGAAGGCCGAGTTCTACATAGATTATATGCGCAGGAACCCGGATCCGCGTATGGCCGGGGACCTTTCTTTCATGTATGAGTGA
- a CDS encoding NAD(P)H-dependent oxidoreductase subunit E — protein MTENPAKTIKKICLEHGNDKARLMDIAIDVQKELGYISKEAMKEIAAATGSHFVEVESLVTFYSFLTERPKGRIIIRLCNDIVDKMQGVDAVADAFTEELGMGFGQTSRDGLITLEYTPCIGMCDQAPAALINDEVFTHLSSDKARAIVKELKKHKDPAKISKKLGDGNNAHELVKSMVNNGIRKKGPVIFGEYEPGTGLKKALSMSPIEVIREIKAARLRGRGGAGFPTGMKWEFTRAADGEKRFTICNADEGEPGTFKDRVILTEKYDLLFEGMTIGGYAIGAEEGILYLRGEYAYLKKLLEKMIEERRKKGLLGKDVMGKKGFTFDIRVQLGAGAYVCGEETALISSCEGLRGDPKTRPPFPAQKGYMGYPTSVNNVETFCCVARIMEKGAAWFAEIGSKGSPSTKLLSVSGDCAGPGVYEFPFGVKVKDLLKAVGAEDAKAVLVGGPSGTLIGPGEYERTVCYDDLGTGGAVVVFGPERDLLQLVSYYMEFFIEESCGYCTPCRVGNVLLKERLDRIIAGKGEPEDLDYLESLGKTVKISSRCGLGQTSPNPILTTLKNFRADYESRVKKNEDGMQPSFDIKKALGDAQDITGRESVIF, from the coding sequence ATGACCGAAAATCCCGCAAAAACCATCAAAAAAATATGCCTGGAACACGGAAATGACAAAGCCAGGCTCATGGATATCGCGATAGACGTCCAGAAAGAGCTGGGATATATATCAAAAGAGGCCATGAAAGAGATAGCTGCCGCGACCGGTTCCCATTTCGTAGAAGTGGAAAGCCTTGTCACGTTCTACTCATTCCTTACGGAAAGACCCAAAGGGCGTATCATAATAAGGTTGTGTAACGATATCGTGGACAAGATGCAGGGGGTCGACGCGGTCGCCGACGCTTTCACCGAAGAGCTTGGTATGGGTTTCGGCCAGACGTCCCGGGACGGCCTGATAACACTTGAATACACGCCCTGCATAGGTATGTGTGACCAGGCTCCGGCGGCACTCATAAACGATGAGGTGTTCACGCATCTTTCCAGTGACAAGGCGCGTGCTATAGTAAAAGAGCTGAAAAAGCACAAGGACCCCGCGAAAATATCAAAAAAGCTCGGGGACGGGAATAACGCCCACGAACTTGTAAAGTCCATGGTGAACAACGGGATAAGGAAGAAGGGGCCCGTTATCTTCGGTGAATACGAACCGGGTACAGGACTGAAGAAGGCCCTGTCCATGAGCCCCATAGAGGTCATACGCGAGATAAAGGCCGCCAGGTTGCGCGGACGCGGCGGAGCGGGGTTCCCCACCGGGATGAAATGGGAATTCACGCGCGCGGCCGATGGGGAGAAAAGATTCACTATCTGCAACGCGGACGAGGGCGAACCGGGAACGTTCAAGGACAGGGTCATACTTACGGAGAAATATGACCTTTTATTCGAGGGCATGACGATAGGCGGATATGCCATAGGCGCGGAAGAAGGGATATTGTACCTTCGGGGCGAGTACGCGTACCTGAAGAAACTCCTTGAAAAAATGATAGAGGAAAGAAGGAAAAAAGGTCTTCTGGGCAAGGATGTGATGGGAAAGAAAGGTTTTACTTTCGATATAAGAGTGCAGCTTGGCGCCGGGGCATATGTCTGCGGCGAGGAGACTGCCCTGATCTCTTCCTGTGAGGGACTCCGGGGCGACCCGAAAACACGTCCGCCTTTCCCGGCACAAAAGGGATACATGGGGTATCCCACCAGTGTGAACAACGTGGAGACCTTCTGCTGTGTGGCCAGGATAATGGAAAAGGGGGCGGCGTGGTTCGCGGAGATAGGCTCCAAGGGCAGCCCCAGCACAAAGCTTCTCAGCGTGTCGGGTGATTGCGCCGGACCCGGGGTATATGAGTTCCCGTTCGGGGTAAAGGTCAAGGACCTGCTTAAGGCGGTTGGCGCGGAAGACGCCAAAGCCGTGCTTGTTGGCGGTCCGAGCGGTACGCTTATCGGGCCGGGAGAATATGAGCGGACAGTATGTTATGATGATCTGGGGACAGGAGGCGCGGTCGTGGTGTTCGGGCCGGAACGGGACCTCCTGCAGCTTGTCAGTTACTATATGGAGTTCTTCATAGAGGAAAGCTGTGGTTATTGCACGCCGTGCCGTGTGGGTAACGTGCTATTGAAGGAGCGTCTGGACAGGATCATCGCCGGCAAAGGCGAACCTGAGGACCTGGATTATCTGGAATCCCTGGGGAAGACCGTTAAGATCTCGTCGAGGTGCGGGTTGGGGCAGACCTCACCTAACCCGATCCTTACCACGCTTAAGAATTTCAGGGCGGATTACGAGTCAAGGGTAAAGAAGAACGAGGACGGTATGCAGCCGTCATTTGATATCAAAAAGGCCCTGGGCGACGCCCAGGACATAACGGGCCGGGAATCTGTCATATTCTAA
- the hypB gene encoding hydrogenase nickel incorporation protein HypB → MRINVVKNVLNSNDVVAEKNREMFRKAGLLAVNLISSPGSGKTTLLEKTIPELGRDKRSVVLVGDLDTTRDAERLEPHAAEVTQINTGMSCHLYANQVSGSLEEGKLKGMDYLFIENVGNLVCPGEFDLGENVKVVLLSLPEGDDKVAKYPTVFRVADVVLLTKVDLKDALGMDTARIYEDLGKLNPGVKIFEISARCGKGMKEWIDWLKTERKKGVGVKARKVE, encoded by the coding sequence ATGAGGATAAACGTCGTAAAGAACGTATTGAATTCCAATGATGTGGTCGCGGAAAAGAACCGCGAGATGTTCAGGAAAGCGGGTCTTCTGGCGGTGAACCTGATAAGTTCGCCCGGAAGCGGTAAGACCACTTTGCTCGAAAAGACCATACCGGAGCTCGGCCGGGATAAAAGGTCAGTCGTTCTTGTCGGGGACCTGGATACTACGCGTGACGCTGAAAGGCTGGAGCCGCACGCGGCCGAAGTCACGCAGATCAATACGGGAATGAGCTGCCATCTTTACGCGAACCAGGTATCGGGAAGCCTGGAAGAGGGAAAACTTAAAGGCATGGATTATCTTTTCATTGAGAACGTGGGGAACCTTGTATGCCCGGGAGAGTTCGATCTTGGGGAAAATGTCAAAGTAGTGCTTTTAAGCCTGCCGGAAGGCGACGATAAGGTCGCGAAATATCCCACGGTGTTCAGGGTGGCGGACGTTGTCCTGCTTACCAAGGTCGATCTTAAGGACGCCCTTGGCATGGATACGGCCAGGATATACGAAGATCTTGGTAAATTGAACCCGGGTGTGAAGATATTCGAGATATCCGCCCGCTGCGGCAAGGGGATGAAAGAGTGGATAGACTGGCTCAAGACAGAGAGGAAAAAGGGCGTAGGTGTGAAAGCGCGTAAGGTCGAATAA
- a CDS encoding hydrogenase maturation nickel metallochaperone HypA: MHELSIAEGLIDEIMRIAVENGLSRVDEVEIETGTLRQVVPEVMAEAFRAVSEGTPAERALLRIYEKKASAECKACGSAFEPQPNDITCTVCGATDTKITGGDEIILKAVVGDR, from the coding sequence ATGCACGAGCTGTCCATAGCCGAAGGTCTTATCGACGAGATAATGAGGATAGCCGTAGAGAACGGGCTTTCGAGGGTGGATGAAGTGGAGATCGAAACGGGGACGTTGAGGCAGGTAGTGCCCGAGGTCATGGCCGAAGCGTTCCGCGCGGTAAGCGAAGGGACTCCGGCCGAAAGGGCCCTGCTCAGGATATATGAGAAAAAAGCTTCCGCCGAGTGTAAAGCGTGCGGGAGCGCGTTCGAACCGCAGCCTAACGATATTACCTGTACGGTATGCGGGGCGACCGATACAAAGATAACCGGCGGGGATGAGATAATCCTTAAAGCGGTGGTAGGGGACAGGTAA